In the Rhodoferax fermentans genome, ATGATGTGGTCGACCCCGGCGGCCAATTTGTTGCCTGACAGGTGGCCCAGCATCACGATCATGTAGGCACGCAACCAGTTGGCCAGCACCGGGACCAGGATCGAGACGATGATGAACAACACCCGGCGTTTCGTGGACTGGTAGTTCAGGTAGGCAAACAGGGTGCCCACGGTGAGTGAGGCAATCAGGTAACGCACGCCGCTGCAGGCTTCCACCACCGACCAATTGCCTGAGGGGATGACAAATTGCAGCCCCTCGCGGTAGACCGGGATGCCGCTCAGGCGCAAGGCCATCACGGTGAAGTCGGCGGTCCATTCCATCAGCTGGGGCATGGCGAATTCGCCAAACGGCACCGCAAAAAACAGGAAAAGCAGCGGGAACAGCAACGAACGTGCTACCGTCAGCCCCAGCAAAGTTGGCACCAGCAGCGCCAACATGGCCACAAACGCCAGTTGTGTCAGCGCATTCACCGCGACAAGGTCACCTAGCAGCCAGCCAAAACCGACCAACACCAGTGCTATCAGGCCCCAGGCGCTGGGCTGAGGCTGCAGATGGGATAGATGTGTGTGGCGACGCCACACCATCCACAGCACCAGTGGCAGCACCAGAAAACCGTGGGTGAAGGTCTCGGAGCGCCACCAGATGTCCACCATGGCACTGGCCGTGTCAAAGTACAGCGCCACCAAAATGACCGCCAGCAAGCCAAACAACAGACTGGCACGGGGCCAGTGGTGTTGGGGCTTGAGTTGCACAGCAGGGGTCATGGATGGGCCTTCGGGTTCAGATAGGTGTCGATTTTGGACAGGTGGGCGGACCAACTGTAATCACTGAGCACCCGCTGTCGCCCGGCAATACCCACACGGGCACAACGCTCAGGTGAGGCCAGCAAAGCACTGATCTGGGAGATGAAGTGCGCCGGGGTGGTGGCGCACAACAATTCAGCCTCAGGCTTGGCCTCGACCGCCTGTGCGCACGAGTCAGATGCCACCACCGGCCGGGCCATGGCCATAGCCTCCAGAATCTTGTTCTGAATGCCCCGCGCCACCCGAAGGGGGGCGACCACTACCGTTGCGTGCTGCAGATAGGGTCGCACATCGGGTACCGTGCCGGTCACCACCACGCCCGGGCCGGCCAGGGCTTGCACAGCGGGTGGTGGGCTGCGCCCGACGATGTAAAAACACAATTGTGGCCACTGTTGCCGCAGGTCGGGCAGCATGTCGGCCACAAACCAGGTCACGGCATCGATGTTGGGCCAGTAGTCCATGGCACCGGTAAACACCAGCGGGATGGGTTTCGGCTGATCAGCTGTGCCAGCAAAAGGCGAAGGGCGATTCGGCTCAGGGGCAAAGAACTCGGCGTCGACCCCGTTGCTGATGGCATCGACGGTGCCAGCGCTTTCAGGCGCCAGCTGCTTGAACAAGTTGGCTTCGTTGTCGGTCACAAAAAACGAGCGTTGGGCACTTTGGGCCACACTGCGCTCGAACGCCTGCAGTCGTTCACCTTCGCGTCGGTACAGCCAGGACAGCGGCCAGCGGTGGTCGGGCGCGTACTGGGTCCACTTGGCCGAATCCACGTCCACAAAGTCCACCAGCATCGGAACTTTGGATGACACCTGGATGTACTGCGCCATGACCGACGAGAAGATGACCACGGCGTTGATGTTGTGTTCAGCCAGTGTTTGTTGCACCCAGCGTTGCAGCCCGGCGTTTTGGTAGTAGTGCTGGCTGAGCGATTGCCCGGTGAGCAAGCCGGCCAGACTGCGCAACTTGGCGTTGCGCGGCTGCAGGCGTGCCACAAACAGGTCCGGGCAGAGTGCGCGCACAGTGTCGAGGTAGGCCTCGTCTGCCGGGTCGTCGATGAAGGTGCCCAAAAACACCCGATGCGACTGGGTCAGGTGTTTGAGCAAATGGTAGGAGCGCACCTTGTCACCCTTGTTGGGGGGGTAGGGCAGGCGGTGCACCAAGTAAAGCAACTTGCCCATAGTGTGTCTCAGGCCAGGTTGCGCACGATGAACGGCCCGAGCCAGTTGGCCAGGCCAATCGGCATCCGCCGCCATGTGCTGATCAGCAGCTTGAATTTGGCATTGGACGGGTTGTTCTGAGGGATGCTGTCGCGTTTGTACAGGCGGTAGGCGTAGTGCAGCTGTGTCGGCTCAAAGCCCCAGTTTTTCTTGAAGGCATAAGGGCCAGTGTCTTTTTTACTGCGGCCGTAGTCAAACACCTTGAGCCCACGCGCGCAGGCGCGGCGCATCAGCTCCCAGTACTTGAAGTCGTTGGCGGCCAGGTCACGTGCGGCTTCATCATCCCCGGCGTAATAGGGCAGGACCTCATCGCGGAAGTAAAAGCTCAGCACACTGCTCAGCGGTTTGCCACTGGGTGAAACCACGGTGAGCACCTCGCAATCCGGGCCAAACACCTGCATGAGTGCCTGGAAGTATTTCTTGGGTAAGGCCGGGGTACCGTGGCGGTGGACGTTGTCGGCAAACAGCGCAAAAAAGCGGTCTACCTTGGGGTCGATTTCGCTGCGCAGCTCGTTCTTGATGCCTTTGCGCACCATGGCGCGTTGTTTGCGCGGTATGGCCAGCATGTTGGCCTCTTCCGTCGGCAGAATTTCTTTGCGGAAGGTCACATACAGCTCTTGCGTCGGCCAATCGGGGTGGCGGTTGTCCACATGGCGCAATTCCAGATGGTCCACGCCCAGGTTCTCGGCGATTTTCTGGGCTTCCTGCTCCAGTGCCGCCGCTGCCTGTTCGTTGCTGGCTGCCACGCCACCGTAGACCGTGAACGGCAAACTGGTCAGCGAGTTGCCAAACAGCCAGCTGTGGATATGGCCCAGTGGCAACACGCCTTCGATCTGTCCGTTGGCGTCCTCGACATACAAGAAATAACTGTCGTGTTTGAACACATCGGTGACGATGGTTTGCCAGCCTGCCCGGTGGAAGAACGTGGCCTGAGGGCAGGCCAACACAAACGCATCCCAGCGCTGGGCGGTGGTGGTGTCGTGGGGTAGAAGACGTTTGACCTGTGCCATGCCGATGTCAGACCGCCAGCGGCAAAGGCGCAATCTGGTTCATAAATACTTGGTCGACCCTGCCCCAGGTGAAGTCGCTCAGCAGGCGGTCCAAGCGCGCCTGGGTTTGCCCGATGTTGACGTAGTGGCGGAACTGTGACTTGCGGTCAATGCCTGCAACGCGGGGTTGGTCTGGGTCGACCTCCCAAGGGTGGAAGTAAAACATGCCTGGCTGTTGGTCACGGGTGTTTACACGTTGGATCAGCCAGCGCGTCACCGGGTAGGGCAGCAGCCTGAAGTAGCCACCGCCGCTGGAGGGGAAGTTGCGGTCGAACAGCCGCACCGTGGTGATCGGGATTTCGGTCAGTCCGGGCCGTACTTCATAGGCAAATCGGGGTGAATCCGGCATGCCGTAATGGTCGTGTGCTATCGGATAGATACTGGAGCTGTAGTGGTAGCCGGCCTCCAGCAGGCTGTCATAGGCCCACAGATTGCCCTTGCCGATGGAAAAGCTCGGTGCCCGGTAACCCAGGATGCGCTGGCCCGACAGGTCTTCGAGCAGTTTCTTGGCGCGGTCAATGTCGTTGAAAAAGTCTTCAGGTGACTGGTCGCTGGCGCGTTGGTGGCCGTAGCCGTGGCTGGCGAGTTCGTGCCCGTTGTCGACAATCTGGCGCACCAGCTGGGGGTAACGTTCGGCAATCCAGCCCAGCGTGAAAAAGGTGGCCTGGGTGTGGTGGCGCGCCAGCAACTCCAGGATGGTGTTGATGTTGCGCTCCACGCGGCATTCGCGGCTGTCCCACTCGGTGCGGGCGATGTAGGGGGCAAACGCCGAGACCTGAAAATAGTCCTCGACATCGATCGTCATCGCGTTGGTCAAACGGGTTGGCATGCGGTGGCCTGTGTAGGAGTGCTCGGGGTCAAGCTTCTTTGTCCGGTGTGGCACCACTGGCGGCCTTGACCAGCCGTTGCAGCATCACCAGGATTTCCAAGTTGATGCGTTCCAGGCGCAAGGCGCTGGCTTCGAGGCGGCGCAACCGAATGTCATATTGCTCGGCATTCAGTGTGGCGATCTGGCCCGAGATAGCTTGGCCTAGGCCAGCTGGAAACTGCAGCTTGGCCAGATCAGCATCTGAGGCGTTGGCCGAGGACAAATCAGAAATAAACGAGTCGGTCCAGCCAGGTCCTTCGGGTGAGGAGATGGGTTTGGACATCGAGACCGACTCGTCGTTGATCTCGCTGACCACCTCGTTGACCTCTTCCGTACCAAAACAATCTTTGCTGGCCAGATAACCCGACAGCAACAGGCGGTCACACACCAGGTTGATGCGCCGTGGGATACCGTTGGTGGCCTTGAAGATGGCTTCAAAGGCCGCAGCGTCAAAGGCGGGTCGTTCGGGTTTGGCCCCGGCACATTTGAGGCGGTGTTCGATGTAACCTTGTGTTTCGGCCAGATCCAGCGGTCCAATATGGCAGGTAGCGGTAACCCGCTGGCGCAGTTGCTGCATGCCTGGGCTTTGCAGAATGGCGCGAAATTCGGGCTGACCAATCAGAAACGTTTGCAGCAGGGCCTGCTGGCCATATTGGAAGTTGGAAAGCATGCGCAGCTCTTCGACAGCACGGTGGGTCAGGTTTTGAGCCTCATCCACAATCAGCAGGCAACGTTGCCCCTGGCTGGCGTGGCTGACAAGAAAAGCCTCCAGCGCCATCAGCAAGTCGGACTTGGAGACATCCTTGACCCGCACACCAAAAGCCGCACCTACCATGCGCAGGGTGTCTTCGGCATCGAGCTGAGTGGTGACCAGGTTGGCTGCCACCACCTTGCCTGCTTCCAGGCTATCCAGCAGGCCGCGTACCACGGT is a window encoding:
- a CDS encoding TIGR03087 family PEP-CTERM/XrtA system glycosyltransferase, translating into MGKLLYLVHRLPYPPNKGDKVRSYHLLKHLTQSHRVFLGTFIDDPADEAYLDTVRALCPDLFVARLQPRNAKLRSLAGLLTGQSLSQHYYQNAGLQRWVQQTLAEHNINAVVIFSSVMAQYIQVSSKVPMLVDFVDVDSAKWTQYAPDHRWPLSWLYRREGERLQAFERSVAQSAQRSFFVTDNEANLFKQLAPESAGTVDAISNGVDAEFFAPEPNRPSPFAGTADQPKPIPLVFTGAMDYWPNIDAVTWFVADMLPDLRQQWPQLCFYIVGRSPPPAVQALAGPGVVVTGTVPDVRPYLQHATVVVAPLRVARGIQNKILEAMAMARPVVASDSCAQAVEAKPEAELLCATTPAHFISQISALLASPERCARVGIAGRQRVLSDYSWSAHLSKIDTYLNPKAHP
- a CDS encoding FemAB family XrtA/PEP-CTERM system-associated protein, with protein sequence MAQVKRLLPHDTTTAQRWDAFVLACPQATFFHRAGWQTIVTDVFKHDSYFLYVEDANGQIEGVLPLGHIHSWLFGNSLTSLPFTVYGGVAASNEQAAAALEQEAQKIAENLGVDHLELRHVDNRHPDWPTQELYVTFRKEILPTEEANMLAIPRKQRAMVRKGIKNELRSEIDPKVDRFFALFADNVHRHGTPALPKKYFQALMQVFGPDCEVLTVVSPSGKPLSSVLSFYFRDEVLPYYAGDDEAARDLAANDFKYWELMRRACARGLKVFDYGRSKKDTGPYAFKKNWGFEPTQLHYAYRLYKRDSIPQNNPSNAKFKLLISTWRRMPIGLANWLGPFIVRNLA
- a CDS encoding XrtA system polysaccharide deacetylase, yielding MPTRLTNAMTIDVEDYFQVSAFAPYIARTEWDSRECRVERNINTILELLARHHTQATFFTLGWIAERYPQLVRQIVDNGHELASHGYGHQRASDQSPEDFFNDIDRAKKLLEDLSGQRILGYRAPSFSIGKGNLWAYDSLLEAGYHYSSSIYPIAHDHYGMPDSPRFAYEVRPGLTEIPITTVRLFDRNFPSSGGGYFRLLPYPVTRWLIQRVNTRDQQPGMFYFHPWEVDPDQPRVAGIDRKSQFRHYVNIGQTQARLDRLLSDFTWGRVDQVFMNQIAPLPLAV
- a CDS encoding XrtA/PEP-CTERM system-associated ATPase, whose protein sequence is MYAAYYGLSSEPFQINPDPRFYYASKQHRRAKAYLEYGVMRNEGFIVITGEIGAGKTTVVRGLLDSLEAGKVVAANLVTTQLDAEDTLRMVGAAFGVRVKDVSKSDLLMALEAFLVSHASQGQRCLLIVDEAQNLTHRAVEELRMLSNFQYGQQALLQTFLIGQPEFRAILQSPGMQQLRQRVTATCHIGPLDLAETQGYIEHRLKCAGAKPERPAFDAAAFEAIFKATNGIPRRINLVCDRLLLSGYLASKDCFGTEEVNEVVSEINDESVSMSKPISSPEGPGWTDSFISDLSSANASDADLAKLQFPAGLGQAISGQIATLNAEQYDIRLRRLEASALRLERINLEILVMLQRLVKAASGATPDKEA